Proteins encoded together in one Rhizobium bangladeshense window:
- a CDS encoding TfoX/Sxy family protein — translation MARDPGLEELLREELGDRSGLSEKSMFGGRAFLLNGNLLCGARNDGMLVRLGKGNDDWALALPGVTQMLMGTRVMHGWLRASAEAYGDDALRRRLLDGALAYVESLPDK, via the coding sequence ATGGCGCGCGATCCGGGCCTCGAAGAACTGCTGCGTGAGGAACTCGGCGATCGTTCTGGCCTCAGCGAAAAATCCATGTTCGGCGGCCGGGCCTTCCTGCTGAACGGCAATCTCCTCTGCGGCGCGCGCAATGATGGCATGCTCGTCCGTCTCGGCAAGGGCAATGACGACTGGGCGCTGGCGCTGCCGGGCGTAACCCAGATGTTGATGGGCACGCGAGTCATGCACGGCTGGCTGCGCGCCTCCGCCGAGGCTTATGGCGACGATGCGTTGAGACGGCGTCTGCTCGATGGCGCGCTTGCCTATGTGGAATCGCTGCCGGACAAATGA